TTTCATGTTCATTGTGTAAACTTTTTCCACATCTACATTGAAAAGCTTTTCCACAGCATGTTTAATCTCAATTTTGTTAGCATTTTTATCAACAACAAAGGTGTATTTACCTTCTGCCATAAGCTCATTAGACTTTTCTGTAATCAGTGGTCTTTTGATGATATCGCGAGGATCGCGCATTACGCAAACACCTCCTCCACTTTTTTTACAGCTTCTTGAGTCATAACTACAGTTTTATGTTTTAATAAGTCATATACATTGATGCTATCAGCAACTGCAGTTTGA
The window above is part of the Anaerobranca gottschalkii DSM 13577 genome. Proteins encoded here:
- the rplW gene encoding 50S ribosomal protein L23, which gives rise to MRDPRDIIKRPLITEKSNELMAEGKYTFVVDKNANKIEIKHAVEKLFNVDVEKVYTMNMKGKFKRMGKYSGYRPDWKKAIVKLTKESKPIEIFE